The sequence GGACAATCGAAATGATTGCCCTGAAGGTATATTAAACGCTATAGGGTGGAATTGGCAAAGACAAAGGAGCTACTTGTTTTGGATGGATTTAGTACTGGAGGGCTCCGCGCTAGCGGTTCAGTTCAACTTGTTATTATACTGAAACATGAATTATTGAATAATATTTTTTCTTTAATTGACAATATTTAATATTTCAGTATATTGCAATAATATATGCTTTTGAAACATATTCTAATTCCCAATATCTAGTTTTAACCGGAGAAAACATTATGGGAGATAAGAGAAAGGAAGTCAAGGAATTTTGGCAGATTTACAAAGATATCGTGATTAAAACAGGAGTTCCGGTTGAAAAGGCTGTCTGGTATGTTCGCTGGGCGGAAAAATTCGCGAAGTCTATAAAGGGGAAGCCGCTACGGATGCGGAATCGGCAGGATGTGGAAATATTTCTTGCCGATCTGGGGGAAAATGGCAGCCCTTGGCAGGTGGAACAGGCCAAAGCGGCGCTGGGCATTTTGTATAGTGATTTTCTGAAAATTGATCTGGAAAAAGAGTCTCCTGAACCGGAGACCTTTCGTGATGCCGGTTCCCTGGTAGCCGAGGCAAAAAATCGCTATATTGATGCCTTTGAAGGACTCAGAAATGCTTTGCGTGTCCGGCATTATTCTCTGCGTACAGAGCAGTCCTATGGAAGCTGGCTGGCCCGGTTTCTTGCTTTTCATGATCTAAAGTCACCGAAGGAGCTTGGCAGTGAGGCAATCAGAGAATATCTTAATTACCTGGCCCGGGTGCGCCAAGTGTCAGCAAGTACCCAGAATCAGGCTTTAAACGCTATCGTTTTTTTCTACCGGGAAGCGTTGGGTAATGATGCTGGAGATTTCAGTGATTTTGTCCGGGCCAGAAAGCCACGGCGTCTGCCGGTGGTCCTGTCCCGGGAGGAAGTGGAAAGCTTGCTGGTCAACCTGGACGGTGTGTACCATCTGCAGGTCGGTTTGTTGTATGGGGGTGGCCTGCGTTTGATGGAATGCCTGCGCCTGCGGGTGAAGGATGTTGATTTCAGCCAGGGGCAGATCATGATTCGGGATGGCAAGGGCCAGAAAGACAGGCTGACGGTCCTGCCGGAGAAATACGTGCCCTTGCTGCAGGGACATCTGGTCATGGTTCGCAAACTGTTCGAGCAGGACAGTGAACAGGGAATTGCCGGTGTCTATATCTGGCCTTCCCTGGCGCGCAAATATCCGAACGCGTCCAAACAGTGGGGTTGGCAGTACCTGTTTCCAGCCAGGCGTTTGTCGGTTGATCCGCGCAGCGGCGAGGTCCGCCGGCATCATCTGCACGAAAGCGGCTTGCAGCGGGTGGTTAAGAAGGCGGCGGAGAAGGCCGGACTGGTGAAAAATGTCGGCTGCCATACCATGCGCCATTGTTTTGCCACCCATCTGCTGGAAGGCGGTTATGATATCCGTACGGTGCAGGAACTCATGGGGCATGAAGATGTTTCGACGACCATGATTTATACCCATGTCTTGAATCGGCCGGGGATTGCGGTTCGCAGTCCGGCTGATTTTTAAAGGCAGCCTTTACTTCGTACTGAACTGATTGGTAGCAGAGCAGGAACTAATGCCGAAAACAGAACCATTTGAACAGCACGCGGATCTCTATGATGCCTGGTTTGATCATCATCAGGATATCTATGAGGTTGAACTCAAGGCCATCGGGCGATTTATCCATGACGGGCAGGGCCAGGGGCTGGAAGTGGGTGTTGGTTCGGGGAAATTTGCCCTGCCCCTGGGGATTAAAACCGGGGTTGATCCTGCTGCCGTGATGCTGAAAAAGGCTGCCGCCGCCGGCATCAAGGTCTTTCGCGGGGTGGCCGAATTGCTGCCCTTTGCCGATCAATCCTTCGATTTTGTCCTGATGGTGACCACCATTTGTTTTGTTGACGATCTGGTGCAGTCATTCAGGGAAGCGTTCAGGGTTCTTAAGAACTCTGGATTTATTGTGGTCGCCTTTGTGGATAAGAACAGTAATCTTGGCCGGCAATATCAGCAACGGAAAGAAAACAGCAAATTCTACCGGGAGGCGGAATTTTTCTCACCTCCCGAGGTTCTCACAGCTTTGGAAACGGCTGGCTTCCGAAAATTTGAAGTGGTCCAGACACTTTTAGACTCTGAGACAACGGCCGAGATTGAAAATGGTTATGGCAAAGGGGCCTTTGTGGTGATAAAAGGGATGAAGTAAATAAAAATCTTTTTCAGGGAGGTGGTTTATGGATCATCTGTATATTCTCTGGACCAATGATCAGCTGGAAACCGCAGAGAAAATGGTGTTTATGTACGGGAAAAACTCTCTGCTGCGTGGCTGGTGGGACCAGGTGACCATCATTATCTGGGGCGCGACGACAAAGCTGGCGAGTAAAAATGAACAGATTCAGGCCGGTCTTAAAGATCTGCGGGGGGCCGGGGTTGAACTGCTGGCCTGCAGGGCCTGTGCTGATCAGTTGGGGGTAACCGAGGTCTTGGAAACGCTTGGGGTCAAGGTTGTTTATACCGGGGAGCTTATGACTCGACTGCTGAAGGATAATGAAAAACTGCTTACCGTGTAGCTGCTGAACGGATGGCATGGGTGATGCAGGAGTATCTCCGCTGGTTGCCGGTTTTAAAATTTGCCGCCAGGGCTTGAAAATGTTATCGTGTGGATTATATTGGTTAATAGATCATAATGGACAGTCCTGTTGGTATGGACTGAATATGGTAAGAATTTAACTGGAGGTGGGAAAAATGAAACTGAAACAGATTTCAATCTTTCTGGAGAATTCACCGGGTCGTCTCTATGAAGCAACCAGGGCGCTGGGTGACGCGGGGATTAATTTGCGGGCTTTGACGCTGGCGGAAGCGTCCGATTACGGGGTCTTAAGATTGCTGGTTTCCGATGTTCCCAAGGCCAGGCGGGTGATGATGGAAAAACATTTTCCCGCCCGGGTGGATGAAGTGGTGGCAGTGGAGATCAACGATAAGGCCGGCAGCCTGGCGGATGTTTTGAAACCGTTGAAGGATGCCAATATCAGTGTCCAGTACATGTATGCTTTTGCTGGTTTTGTCAGCAATTCGGCGGTGATGATTTTCCGTTTCAGTGAGACGGATAAAGCTATCGATATTCTGCAGCAAAACGGAATGAAGTTGTTGGACTCCAAAGCTTTTGGAATCCTTGAAAGTGCTGAATAATTATCAGGATGAAGGTTGAAGGAGGCCAACTATGACCAGTAAAACGAAAATGAGCTTTAAAAAATTTGCCGTGATTGGTGCCGGGCCGGTGGGCTGTATTGTTGCTGCTTTCCTGGCTAAAGGAGGCTATGATGTCACCTTGTGTGATATCGTGCCGGAGCTGGTGGCGCCAGCGGCTGATTCCGGAATTGTTATTGAAGGGGTGGAAAATTTTCAGCAGCAGGTTAGCCGCGGTATTACCAATATTGATGATCTGGCGGAAGATCCCCCTGATGTTATTATCATTACGGTCAAGGCAACGGTTCTTCACCTGATTGCCTCGTCCATCCAGGGGTTTTATCGTCAGGGCATGTATGTGGTGAGTTGGCAGAACGGCATCGATACCGAGCTGGTCCTGGCTGAAAGCCTGGAAAAGAAAGCAATCCTCCGGGCAGTGGTTAACTATGGCTGTGGCCTGGTGAAGCCCGGCCAGGTTCATATGGCTTTTCACCATCCACCTCATCTTTTGCAGGAACTTGATCCGGCCAGCAAACCGGCGGCTAAAGCCATTGCCGCGGCCCTGTCCAAAGGTGGCCTGGCCGCCGAACGGACGGAGAACATTATTGATATGGTCTGGCGGAAGTCAATTATGAATGCCTGTATGAATCCCGTCTGCGCGGTGACCGGGATGACCATGGCCGAGGCCATGCGCGACCCGATTGTCTTTCAGCTGGTTGACGAGTTAGCTAAGGAAGCGATCAAGGTGGCCCGGGCCAATGAAATTTCCCTGGGCTGGGAATACTACCCTTATGCGATCAATTATATGAGCAATGCCGGCGACCATAAACCGTCCATGTTGATGGATATTGAGAATAAACGTCGGACTGAGGTGGATTTTATCAACGGTAAAATCGTTGAATATGGTCAGCGGGTGGGGATGGAAACCCCGTATAACCTGATGATCCGCGGGCTGGTGAAGGCGCTGGAGTCAAGGTGAGATTTGTTTGTTTTCCCGGGGACGCAGGCCCAGCAGGCGGCGGATGTCTTCCAGGATCAGGTAGAGGTTGGGAATCAGAATCAGGGTAATGCCGGTGGCGAACATAATGCCGAACCCCAAGCTGATGGCCATGGGGATGAGGAATTTCGCCTGCATGCTCTGCTCCAGGATCATGGGAATCAGGCCGAAAAAAGTGGTCAGTGAGGTCAGCATGATGGGGCGGAAACGCCTGGTGCCGGCACTGATGGTCGCCGGCAGCAGTTTCATTCCCCGCCGGCGGTTGGTATTGATGGTGTGGATGAACAATAAAGAGTCATTGACTACTACCCCGGATAGAGCGACAATTCCGAAGATACTGAGGATGCTTAAATCGTAGCCCATGATCAGATGTCCCAACAGGGCACCGACCATCCCGAAGGGAATGGCGGTCATGATCAGCAGCGGCTGGCTGTGGCTGCGAAAGGGGATGGCCAGCAGGGCATAGACCCCCAGCAGCGCCAGCAGAAAACCTTTTTTCATGCTGTTGACGGAATCACGCCTTTCTTTTTCTTCTCCTTCCATGGAGAAGCTGAGTCCGGGATAATCTCTGGCCAGCTGGGTCAGCTCGGTCTGCTGGATATCGGCAATAATTTCCTCGGCGTTGGCGGTTCGGTCCTCCACATTGGCGGTGATATCAATAACTCGCTTGCGGTTGTAGCGATTGATTTCGCTGTACCCTCGGCCGGCGGTTATCTCGGCGGCCCGCTCCAGGGGTAGTTCACCGCCGTCCGCGGTCCGGATACGCATGTCTTCCAGACTGCTGAGATGTTCGCGGTCGGCCTTCGGATAGCGGACCATGATTTTGACTTCGCTGCGGCCGCGCTGCAGACGCAGGGCTTCAGCCCCGTAAAAAGCAGCGCGTACCTGGCGCCCAAGATCTTCTTCGGTGATGCCCAGGGTGCGGGCTTCAGGTTTTAACCTGATTTTCAGTTCTCTTTTTCCCTGGGAAAAATTATCGGCGATGTCTGAGACTCCCGGATACATTTCCAGGGTCTGCTTTATCTGGTCCGCGGCATTCTTAAGGATGTGAAAATCATCATGGGCGATCTGGATATCGATATTGGCTCCCATATGTACCAGGTTCGAGGTAAAAACCAGGGATTCGATGCCGGGGATTTCGCCGACCCGTTTTCGCCAGCGTTGGGACAGCTCCGTTGCCGTAATTTCACGATTTTCACTGGGAATGAGCACCAGGGCGATATCGCTCAGGTTTGAACTGCTGGCGGCATAACCTCCTGCCGGGCCACCCTTGGCAATGTTGCCGCCGACCACCGCGTAGAGATGGCGAAAAATGCTTTGTCCGTCCGGCAGGGTTTTATCGTAGTCAGCGATGGTGGCCATACCCTGTTTGACCAGATGTTCTTCAATCCCGGCGGTTTGTTTCACCGGAGTTCCCTGGGGCATTTCCAGGGAAACCATGATGA is a genomic window of Pseudomonadota bacterium containing:
- a CDS encoding integron integrase, whose protein sequence is MGDKRKEVKEFWQIYKDIVIKTGVPVEKAVWYVRWAEKFAKSIKGKPLRMRNRQDVEIFLADLGENGSPWQVEQAKAALGILYSDFLKIDLEKESPEPETFRDAGSLVAEAKNRYIDAFEGLRNALRVRHYSLRTEQSYGSWLARFLAFHDLKSPKELGSEAIREYLNYLARVRQVSASTQNQALNAIVFFYREALGNDAGDFSDFVRARKPRRLPVVLSREEVESLLVNLDGVYHLQVGLLYGGGLRLMECLRLRVKDVDFSQGQIMIRDGKGQKDRLTVLPEKYVPLLQGHLVMVRKLFEQDSEQGIAGVYIWPSLARKYPNASKQWGWQYLFPARRLSVDPRSGEVRRHHLHESGLQRVVKKAAEKAGLVKNVGCHTMRHCFATHLLEGGYDIRTVQELMGHEDVSTTMIYTHVLNRPGIAVRSPADF
- a CDS encoding class I SAM-dependent methyltransferase, with the protein product MPKTEPFEQHADLYDAWFDHHQDIYEVELKAIGRFIHDGQGQGLEVGVGSGKFALPLGIKTGVDPAAVMLKKAAAAGIKVFRGVAELLPFADQSFDFVLMVTTICFVDDLVQSFREAFRVLKNSGFIVVAFVDKNSNLGRQYQQRKENSKFYREAEFFSPPEVLTALETAGFRKFEVVQTLLDSETTAEIENGYGKGAFVVIKGMK
- a CDS encoding DsrE family protein, whose amino-acid sequence is MDHLYILWTNDQLETAEKMVFMYGKNSLLRGWWDQVTIIIWGATTKLASKNEQIQAGLKDLRGAGVELLACRACADQLGVTEVLETLGVKVVYTGELMTRLLKDNEKLLTV
- a CDS encoding amino acid-binding protein yields the protein MKLKQISIFLENSPGRLYEATRALGDAGINLRALTLAEASDYGVLRLLVSDVPKARRVMMEKHFPARVDEVVAVEINDKAGSLADVLKPLKDANISVQYMYAFAGFVSNSAVMIFRFSETDKAIDILQQNGMKLLDSKAFGILESAE
- a CDS encoding 2-dehydropantoate 2-reductase is translated as MTSKTKMSFKKFAVIGAGPVGCIVAAFLAKGGYDVTLCDIVPELVAPAADSGIVIEGVENFQQQVSRGITNIDDLAEDPPDVIIITVKATVLHLIASSIQGFYRQGMYVVSWQNGIDTELVLAESLEKKAILRAVVNYGCGLVKPGQVHMAFHHPPHLLQELDPASKPAAKAIAAALSKGGLAAERTENIIDMVWRKSIMNACMNPVCAVTGMTMAEAMRDPIVFQLVDELAKEAIKVARANEISLGWEYYPYAINYMSNAGDHKPSMLMDIENKRRTEVDFINGKIVEYGQRVGMETPYNLMIRGLVKALESR